The genomic window cttggttgggttgtgtttcggaggacgcatggctttcgaccttcatctctcccaaacctgtacgggagttgtagcgatgagacaagatagtaattagtAACAATTGGAAACCACAATAttagggagaaaagggggtaaataaTAATATGTTGCCTTGTTCTGTCAAAAAGGGAATTTGTGTTATTTCTCTTTGTACTTGGATGTGCTTAGCCTTTACAACTCAAATGTAGTTTTACATGTTTTGAAAGCGGCAGGCTAAATGTGTACAAACAACTCCAATGTGGAAAGTACCTCTGGGAGTCAAGTGTCTAGTGTTTCAAAGACTAAGTAAATACTGCAGGTTTGGTCACATGACCTAGTGTACTACTCTGACTCAGGAAAACCAGTCCTATACATTGTTTACTGCCACTATGGTGCCTTTGTTTGGTCATTCAAATTGGTCATTAATTAACTATAAAAAAATAACAGCTTTTTACCATTGTTCTTTGTTATTGAGGGTATTTGACAACTGTTTTCAACTTAAGATAAGATCACTTTATTGGTCAATTACACCCCCCCACATCCCATCTGGGCTGGGATTGGAAACCCTCCGGTTGCTGGCTCACATCTCTCACCACTTGGCTACCTGTCGCTCCAATACTGAACAACTTTAACACTACCAGTCTTTTTAAATACCATTTTTTGTACACCACATGACTACAGGCATATTCTTCAGCCAGAAAATATGCGCAAGTGTGCATTATATAACTCAGATAAGACAACTCAGGGTACCAATCAACCGACCATctcatgtttaaaaaataaataattgttaGTCACTTGGGAGATATTTACTAAAGCAATGACAATGCATGAGGTATTACTCATTTGTATGTGAACCTGAGTGCTGGACACCAATTCATGTTTCTATTTCTGAATTGCTCAAGAAAATGAGGACCATTTTAGTCTCCATGGGTGAATATAAGAAACCACTGCTTAGTAAAAGTAATGTACTTGTATTGTGGTCCACCAGGGAAATGTATCTTTGACCTTTTGGGAGATTGGGTTTGCACTAATAGCATTTGGAGAGGTGCGTGGGGCTCCTATTGAGTTAGAATCTCTCATTTATAAAATGACAGTTGTAAAACTGTTGAAATATGTTTGGGGTTTTGATGATTGAAACAAAAGTCTGAATTGAGGTGCAATAAAATATTGAAATGTAATTTGTGTTCAGTCTCAGTTCCTCTTAATCTTTGTAAACGTTCAGAATGGATCATCTCattatatacacatcactattcATAACTTTGCTCTTCTATAGAAATTACACTCGCTACTATATTGAATTACTGCAATGGCCAGGAATGCAGAGAAAATATGATTAGTATTCAGGAAGATGTTTTCTCATATATTTATTACTATACTTCTATTACCGCAAATGACTTCCAATATTGTAAACGGTGTAAACCAAAACTCTAAAATGATCTGCAGGGTTAGTAAGAAAAATGCATTGTTATCAAAATAAATGGGGAAAAATGCTGCTGCTCAGTAGTCCTTCAGtttgacggtgtgtgtgtggtgctgctCTTCATGGCTGGCTCTGGATCTGTTCTACAGGGAGCTGAAGTTGGGTTGGATTCCTTAGACGTCTCAAATCTTCTTCCACCTaaggatgacacacacacacacacacacacacacacacacacacacacacacacacacacacacacacacacacacacacacacacacacacacacacacacacacacacacacacacacacacacacacacacacacacacacacacacacacacacacgatcagcAGAAGCCCCTTTATAGACTGAATACATCAGTGGAAAGTCCAATAAGCAGTGAGCAGAAATTCGGCAGTGCCTTGTATAAGTAAGTATAGCAACATACCGAAGCCAACTCCTCTCTCAGCTCATTGTACTTCTGCACGTTGAAGCGCTCCTTCTTGGCACCCTTGTGGAAGTAATACAGGAACTGCCTGTCTTTGGCATCTGGATAGACATAATCCTACAGAGGACAACAGCCATGATCCATCTGGATAGACATAATCCTACAGAGGACAACAGCCATGATCCATCTGGATAAACATAATCCTACAGAGGACAACAGCCATGATCCATCTGGATAGACATAATCCTACAGAGGACAACAGCCATGATCCATCTGGATAGACATAATCCTACAGAGGACAACAGCCATGATCCATCTGGATAGACATAATCCTACAGAGGACAACAGCCATGATCCATCTGGATAGACATAATCCTACAGAGGACAACAGCCATGATCCATCTGGATAGACATAATCCTACAGAGGACAACAGCCATGATCCATCTGGATAGACATAATCCTACAGAGGACAACAGCCATGATCCATCTGGATAAACATAATCCTACAGAGGACAACAGCCATGATCCATCTGGATAGACATAATCCTACAGAGGACAACAGCCATGATCCATCTGGATAAACATAATCCTACAGAGGACAACAACCATGATCCATCTGGATAGACATAATCCTACAGAGGACAACAGCCATGATCCATCTGGATAGACATAATCCTACAGAGGACAACAACCATGATCCATCTGGATAGACGTAATCCTACAGAGGACAACAACCATGATCCATCTGGACAGACATAATCCTACAGAGGACAACAACTATGATCCATCTGGTGCAGACTAACTTGTGTATCACTTCTCTAGTTATCTGGGTTTAAATTCTAACTGGAGATAACTGTGAACCTCTGTGTAAATGATGCACGGATGTCATTAGGAGATATGATCAGAATACAGGTGATGCACCTCGAAGTGTAACAGAGGAATGTTGGTTTGTATCAGCCTCCTTGTTGTGGCATGGATGTACACAGTTCGTACTGTACTTTTATAAAATACTTACAAAAGTCTTATAAAATCATTTAGACGCAGAACACAGGTGCTGTGGGACCAACTGGAAGGTTTCCCGGTCAGACCATGTCGTGCTTCTTCTATACAGTGCATGCTATACACAATGCAGCCACAGGAGGGCAGACACGTGGAGATTTCTCTGTTACACTTCTAAGTGCTTATCACCTGTGTTTTGATTACATCTACCATTGATGTCAATGCAGCGGTTTGTAGAGGTTTGACTGCACACAGTTATCTAACGTTAGAATTCAACCCTGATAATTACTGCCTTCATACTGTACAGCGTATGGCAATGAAGGTCACATATGGGAACTTCACTACTCCAAGTTGTTGTAAGGAGACCAGGTGTGACTGAAATGAAAATGAAAGCCTTTTGTTCAAGTGCCCAGTAGTGACAGTACTTTTTGTGCACACAAGGGGGAGACACTGTCTTGACTACTTGTATTGAGACCGTGCTGGACatgggtcttcctgtcctgtactgtacctgcTTGGTGAGGACATAGTAGGAGAAGACTCCGATGCTGGTGCAGTAGGTGAGGAAGTAGGTGACGGGCTCCATGACGTCCCAGGAGTACACCCACCAGGTGAGCCAGGCCAAGGCCCCACCCTGCACAGACAGCAGGGCCACACCTGTCCACAGAGTCCTGGAGGAGTGGAACTCTGCACTGCGCACCAGCTGTGCCTTCACCTGTACAGGGAACGCACGGGAGACAGAGGTTACTAATGATAGCTAAAACAAACTCTCACACTCATGCAATCTTATCTTTGAAGGTTTACCGCGACAGCTTTATGGTTGTCAACCAAAGGGATAGGTAGTAGGAGTCACACAGAGACGAGAGAGATGAGACGAGAcgcaagagagagaaataaagagaggagatactgacagacagacagaaggaaagagaaagaacaagagagaaaCGGAGTCAGAAGTCCACCCCTCCGGTACCTGTTCCAGAGGCGAGAGGTCCTGTTTAAGTCCATCCAGTCTCTCCAGCAGCTGCCTCTCCTTCAGCAGGTGGTGGTCAGGCAGGTGGAGGGCCGTGTGGAGCAGCTGCACCATGTGCTTCATGTCCTCCACGTCCACCACATGCTCACTGGACACACTGGACGCCTCTGGACACACAACATGGGTGGAATTCATTACAACACAGTCACTCTGGGAACTCATGGCAAAATGATTATTATTACACTGGGAACATGCATCACTATTCCACCAATTCCACCCCAGACTGGAGGTTGATAATGacgatgaggaggaggatgaggaggaggatccTGCTGATACTCAAGTGACTAATGATGTTTCTTTTTAGAATTACTGATAAAGATCAATTGATATCTCATCATCGTCCTCTGTAGCTGTGTggactgtggtcctctgtagctgtgtgatctgtggtcctctgtagctgtgtggactgtggtcctctgtagctgtgtggactgtggtcctctgtagctgtgtggactgtggtcctctgtagctgtgtggactgtggtcctctgtagctgtgtggactgtggtcctctgtagctgtgtggactgtggtcctctgtagctgtgtggactgtggtcctgtgtagcctgtggtcctgtgtagctgtgtggactgtggtcctctgtagctgtgtggactgtggtcctgtgtagctgtgtggactgtggtcctgtgtagctgtgtggactgtggtcctctgtagctgtgtggactgtggtcctgtgtagctgtgtggactgtggtcctgtgtagctgtgtggactgtggtcctgtgtagctgtgtggactgtggtcctgtgtagctgtgtggactgtggtcctgtgtagctgtgtggactgtggtcctctgtagctgtgtggactgtggtcctctgtagctgtgtggactgtggtcctctgtagctgtgtggactgtggtcctctgtagctgtgtggactgtggtcctctgtagctgtgtgatctgtggtcctctgtagctgtgtggactgtggtcctctgtagctgtgtggactgtggtcctctgtagctgtgtggactgtggtcctctgtagctgtgtggactgtggtcctctgtagctgtgtggactgtggtcctctgtagctgtgtgatctgtggtcctctgtagctgtgtgatctgtggtcctctgtagctgtgtGATCTGTGCTCCTCTGTAGCTGTGTggactgtggtcctctgtagctgtgtggactgtggtcctctgtagctgtgtggactgt from Oncorhynchus masou masou isolate Uvic2021 chromosome 20, UVic_Omas_1.1, whole genome shotgun sequence includes these protein-coding regions:
- the LOC135507058 gene encoding calcium uniporter protein, mitochondrial-like isoform X1; the protein is MASLRMVAKLRAGVVGCTKPFRYALKTTRPPVKLLHTIHPRQPQWRCPPQVFFCSTVAPSRDVVLQYKHGRPVLAVPLPSRQESCLFFLRPMLMTVGDLIHDLQREDPGVTSASVLTKDGARVANSTSIDSLLDKDFQLLINDAVYNIHSPERGEATLSQNIEASSVSSEHVVDVEDMKHMVQLLHTALHLPDHHLLKERQLLERLDGLKQDLSPLEQVKAQLVRSAEFHSSRTLWTGVALLSVQGGALAWLTWWVYSWDVMEPVTYFLTYCTSIGVFSYYVLTKQDYVYPDAKDRQFLYYFHKGAKKERFNVQKYNELREELASVEEDLRRLRNPTQLQLPVEQIQSQP
- the LOC135507058 gene encoding calcium uniporter protein, mitochondrial-like isoform X2 yields the protein MASLRMVAKLRAGVVGCTKPFRYALKTTRPPVKLLHTIHPRQPQWRCPPQVFFCSTVAPSRDVVLQYKHGRPVLAVPLPSRQESCLFFLRPMLMTVGDLIHDLQREDPGVTSASVLTKDGARVANSTSIDSLLDKDFQLLINDAVYNIHSPEREASSVSSEHVVDVEDMKHMVQLLHTALHLPDHHLLKERQLLERLDGLKQDLSPLEQVKAQLVRSAEFHSSRTLWTGVALLSVQGGALAWLTWWVYSWDVMEPVTYFLTYCTSIGVFSYYVLTKQDYVYPDAKDRQFLYYFHKGAKKERFNVQKYNELREELASVEEDLRRLRNPTQLQLPVEQIQSQP